Proteins encoded in a region of the Canis lupus dingo isolate Sandy chromosome 17, ASM325472v2, whole genome shotgun sequence genome:
- the LOC112665102 gene encoding spermatid perinuclear RNA-binding protein-like: MSSDEKSDNEGKNETVSSNSSNNTGNSTTETSSTLEVRTQGPILTASGKNPIMELNEKRRGLKYELLSEPGGSHDKHFVMEVEVDGQKFRGAGPNKKVAKASAALAALEKLFSGPNAANNKKKRIIPQAKGVVNTAVSAAVQAVRAEEEEP, encoded by the coding sequence ATGAGTTCCGATGAAAAATCAGATaatgaaggcaaaaatgaaaCAGTGTCTTCAAACTCAAGCAATAATACTGGAAATTCTACAACTGAAACCTCCAGTACCTTAGAGGTAAGAACTCAGGGCCCTATCCTCACAGCAAGTGGCAAAAATCCCATAATGGAGctcaatgaaaaaagaagaggtcTTAAGTATGAACTCCTCTCGGAGCCTGGTGGAAGTCATGACAAACACTTTGTAATGGAGGTAGAAGTAGATGGACAGAAATTCAGAGGTGCAGGTCCAAATAAGAAAGTGGCAAAGGCAAGTGCAGCTTTAGCTGCCCTGGAGAAGCTGTTTTCTGGACCCAATGCagcaaataataagaaaaagaggaTTATCCCTCAGGCAAAGGGTGTTGTGAATACAGCTGTGTCTGCAGCCGTCCAGGCTgttcgggcagaggaagaggaacccTGA